The region CTGGTTGGTCGTCACGGTCATCGTCCGGGTGCCGTCGGTGGGCAGGTCCTTGGTCGGCGGCGTGCCGACGTCCTTGAGGTTGGCGTTGGCCGTCGCGTCCTGCGGCGTCCAGATGCAGGTCTCCGCCGCGGCGGTGTTCTGCTCCGGCTCGGAGTCGAACGCCCCGAGCGCCCAGGCCGAGCCGGCCACGACCAGCACGAGGATCAGAGCGGCCCCGACTCCGGCCTGGATCTGCCGACGGCGCCGCGTGGCGGCGGCCCGGCGAGCCAACTGCCGGTCGAGCTTGGCCCGCGCCAGTTTGCGCTGCCGGTCCCTGCTGGAAGCCACCCGTGCTCCCCTTTCCTCTACCTGGTCGTCGCCGGCGGCCGGGCGTCCCGGCCCGTCCGGGCGTCACGTGTGTCGCGCCACACGCCCGCCAGAGTGTACGGCTAGCGACTGGGAATGTGGTGTACGAGGTTCCACCCCATCCCGAGCAGCGCTTACCGGGAGTTGTCACTGTGCCCGGCGGGGCCCCTGGGGCGGACGCCGACAAAGTCCATCGCCATGCCCGTTAGGCTGCTGGGCAGGACGACGACTGCTCGACGGAGAGGACAGCGCCCGTGCTCGTGGCCGGCTTTCCCGCGGACGCCTTCGGCACCAACTGCTACGTGGTCGCCACCGCGCCGGGGGAGCAGTGCGTGGTGGTCGACCCCGGCATCGGGGTGCTCGACCAGCTCGACGCGCTGCTCGCCGAGCACCGCCTGCACCCGGCCGCCGTGCTGCTCACCCACGGCCACCTCGACCACACCTTCTCGGTCGCGCCGGTCTGCGGCGCGCGGGGCATCACCGCCTACGTGCACCCCGGTGACCGGGAGATGCTGGCCGACCCGGCCAAGGGGCTCTCCAGCGACCTGACGTCGCTCTTCGGTGGCCGGCTGAGCTACACCGACCCGGAGGACGTGGCGGAGCTGACCGACGGCGCCACCCTCACCCTCGCCGGTCTGGAGATCGCCGTCGACCATGCCCCGGGCCATACCGGCGGGTCGGTGCTGTTCCGGCTACCGGGCGCCGGGTCGGGCTGGGAGGCTGACGAGTTGTGCCTCTCCGGTGACGTCCTCTTCGCCGGGTCGATCGGCCGCACCGACCTGCCGGGCGGAAGCATGCCAGCCATGCTCACCAGCCTGCGCGACAAGATCCTTCCGCTGGCCGACGACACGGTCGTGCTGCCCGGCCACGGGCCCGCCACCACCATCGGCCGCGAGCGCGTCAGCAACCCGTACCTCGTCGAGGTGGCGCAGGTCGGCGGCGGCCGACCGGCGGCGCCCACCCGGGGCCTCTAGACCTTCTCCGCGCCGCGCGCGGACCCACGACACCACCGCGCCGCGGGCGCGGCACCGCAAGGAGTACGCCGATGAGCAAGCCCACGCCCATCTCCGGGTTCCCGGAGTGGACCCCCGGCCAGCGGATGATCGAGCAGTTCGTGCTGGACCGGATCCGGGCCACCTTCGAGCTGTACGGCTTCGCGCCGCTGGAGACCCGCGCGGTGGAGCCGCTGGACCAGTTGCTGCGCAAGGGCGAGACCTCGAAGGAGGTCTACGTGATCCGGCGGTTGCACGCCGACGCGGAGGGCGCGGGCGGCGACGACCAGCTCGGCCTGCACTTCGACCTGACCGTGCCGTTCGCCCGGTACGTGCTGGAGAACGCCGGCAAGCTGGCCTTCCCGTTCCGTCGCTACCAGATCCAGAAGGTGTGGCGGGGTGAGCGGCCGCAGGAGGGCCGCTACCGGGAGTTCGTCCAGGCCGACATCGACATCGTCGACCGGGACACCCTGGCCCCGCACCACGAGGCGGAGATGCCCCTGGTCATCGGGGACGCGCTGCGGTCGTTGCCGATCCCGCCGGTGACGATCCAGGTGAACAACCGCAAGATCTGCGAGGGCTTCTACCGGGGCATCGGGCTGACCGACCCGGAGGCGGCGCTGCGCGCGGTCGACAAGCTCGACAAGATCGGCCCGGCGAAGGTGGCCGAGCTGTTGGCGCAGACAGCCGGGGCGAGCGAGGCGCAGGCCAAGGCGTGCCTGGCGCTGGCCGAGATCTCCGCTCCGGACGCCTCGTTCGCGGACGCCGTGCGCGCCCTCGGCGTGAGCGACCCGCTGCTCGACGAGGGCATCGACGAGCTGGTCCGGGTGGTGGAGACCGCCGCCGAGCACTCGCCCGGCCTCTGCGTCGCGGACCTGCGCATCGCCCGTGGTCTGGACTACTACACCGGCACCGTCTACGAGACGCAGCTGCGCGGCTACGAGCGGTTCGGCTCGATCTGCTCCGGCGGCCGGTACGACAACCTGGCCAGCGCGGGCGCCGTCTCGTACCCCGGGGTGGGGATCTCGATCGGGGTGACCCGGCTGCTCGGGCTGCTCTTCGGCGCGGGGGAGCTGTCGGTCTCCCGGGAGGTGCCGACCGCCGTGCTCGTCGCGGTGACCAACGAGGAGCAGCGGACGGCCAGCAACCGGGTCGCCGAGGCGTTGCGGCGGCGCGGCGTGCCGACCGAGGTGTCGCCGAGCGCCGCGAAGTTCGGTAAGCAGATCCGCTACGCCGAGCGGCGCGGCATCCCGTACGTCTGGTTCCCCGGTGTCGACTCAGCGCCCGACGAGGTGAAGGACATCCGCTCGGGTGAGCAGGTCACGGCCGGTGCGCAGGAGTGGATGCCACCTCTGGAGGACCTGAAGCCGACGGTCGGCTGAGTGTCTCCACTGGCGC is a window of Micromonospora sp. WMMD961 DNA encoding:
- a CDS encoding MBL fold metallo-hydrolase; amino-acid sequence: MLVAGFPADAFGTNCYVVATAPGEQCVVVDPGIGVLDQLDALLAEHRLHPAAVLLTHGHLDHTFSVAPVCGARGITAYVHPGDREMLADPAKGLSSDLTSLFGGRLSYTDPEDVAELTDGATLTLAGLEIAVDHAPGHTGGSVLFRLPGAGSGWEADELCLSGDVLFAGSIGRTDLPGGSMPAMLTSLRDKILPLADDTVVLPGHGPATTIGRERVSNPYLVEVAQVGGGRPAAPTRGL
- the hisS gene encoding histidine--tRNA ligase, whose translation is MSKPTPISGFPEWTPGQRMIEQFVLDRIRATFELYGFAPLETRAVEPLDQLLRKGETSKEVYVIRRLHADAEGAGGDDQLGLHFDLTVPFARYVLENAGKLAFPFRRYQIQKVWRGERPQEGRYREFVQADIDIVDRDTLAPHHEAEMPLVIGDALRSLPIPPVTIQVNNRKICEGFYRGIGLTDPEAALRAVDKLDKIGPAKVAELLAQTAGASEAQAKACLALAEISAPDASFADAVRALGVSDPLLDEGIDELVRVVETAAEHSPGLCVADLRIARGLDYYTGTVYETQLRGYERFGSICSGGRYDNLASAGAVSYPGVGISIGVTRLLGLLFGAGELSVSREVPTAVLVAVTNEEQRTASNRVAEALRRRGVPTEVSPSAAKFGKQIRYAERRGIPYVWFPGVDSAPDEVKDIRSGEQVTAGAQEWMPPLEDLKPTVG